A region from the Rosa rugosa chromosome 6, drRosRugo1.1, whole genome shotgun sequence genome encodes:
- the LOC133713740 gene encoding exopolygalacturonase-like: MGLKLVINMLSILMVLSSTSAGRSRELLAGAGFDVTTAKYGAKPNSDITRALANAWKDACASTSASKVIIPKGTYKLKEASFKGPCKAPIEVQVQGTLQAPPDGAQLSKPDTWIEFSYLDRFTLSGSGTFDGQGQKAWKENDCHKNPKCSSITVNMRFHAVKNSLVRDVTSLNSKNFHVNVLSCERLTFQHFTVAAPGDSVNTDGIHIGRSTGVNITDSKIGTGDDCISIGDGTKQLTITKVTCGPGHGISIGSLGRYPKEEPVSGIHIRNCTLSNTSNGVRIKTWPNSPAASTASDIHFEDIIMNNVGNPILIDQEYCPWNQCNKQASSKIKISNVSFKNIRGTSSTPVAVKIACAKGLPCDKVEMTDINLKYSGKQGSITSQCSNVRPTITRVANTLACATKS; encoded by the exons ATGGGTCTCAAACTTGTCATTAATATGTTGTCAATACTTATGGTCTTATCCTCGACATCCGCAGGTAGATCTAGGGAGCTTTTAGCCGGTGCTGGCTTTGACGTGACCACTGCAAAATATGGTGCAAAGCCCAATTCTGATATTACTCGG GCTTTAGCAAATGCATGGAAAGATGCATGTGCATCAACATCGGCAAGTAAAGTTATTATTCCAAAAGGGACATACAAACTGAAAGAAGCAAGTTTCAAAGGTCCTTGCAAGGCTCCTATTGAGGTTCAGGTCCAAGGTACTTTGCAGGCGCCACCAGACGGCGCCCAACTATCGAAACCAGATACGTGGATCGAGTTTTCATACCTTGACAGGTTCACATTATCGGGTAGTGGAACCTTTGATGGCCAAGGACAAAAAGCTTGGAAAGAAAATGATTGCCACAAAAACCCGAAGTGTTCATCTATTACCGTT AATATGAGGTTCCACGCTGTCAAGAACTCATTAGTCAGGGATGTAACTTCACTTAACAGCAAGAATTTCCACGTGAATGTATTATCGTGCGAGCGACTTACATTCCAACATTTCACTGTCGCTGCACCAGGAGATAGCGTTAATACAGATGGAATACATATTGGGCGCTCAACCGGGGTCAATATTACTGATTCAAAGATTGGTACAGGAGACGATTGCATTTCAATTGGTGATGGCACCAAGCAACTGACTATAACTAAGGTAACTTGTGGACCAGGCCATGGAATAAGCATAGGAAGTCTTGGAAGGTACCCAAAAGAAGAACCTGTGAGTGGAATCCATATTAGGAACTGTACCCTCAGTAATACGTCCAACGGTGTTAGAATCAAGACATGGCCTAATTCTCCTGCAGCGAGCACTGCCTCGGATATTCACTTTGAGGATATCATCATGAATAATGTTGGTAACCCAATCCTCATTGATCAAGAATACTGCCCATGGAATCAGTGTAATAAACAG GCTTCATCAAAAATCAAGATCAGCAATGTGAGCTTCAAGAACATTAGAGGGACGTCTTCCACTCCGGTGGCCGTGAAGATTGCATGCGCCAAGGGCTTACCATGTGACAAGGTGGAGATGACTGACATTAATCTCAAGTACAGTGGAAAGCAAGGCTCTATTACATCTCAGTGCTCTAATGTGAGGCCCACAATTACTCGAGTCGCTAATACTCTTGCTTGTGCTACCAAGTCTTGA